The Thermomonospora amylolytica sequence CGGCCGGTGCCCCGGCGAGACCGCCCGAGGCGGGGCTACAGGCCGGGGGGCGGTGCGGCGGGGCGGCGAGCCTGGGAGTGAAATGTCACTGGGCAGGGGTAGCCTTCTGCCCGATGCCCTGACCCCCGAGGAGCGCAAGCACGTTGACCGCCGCGACCGCCGAAGCACCCGCCTACGAGGATCCCCACGCCTACTCCGCCCGTCATCTGTCGGTGCTGGAGGGGCTCGAGGCCGTCCGCAAGCGGCCGGGCATGTACATCGGGTCCACCGACAGCCGAGGCCTGATCCACTGCCTGTGGGAGATCGTCGACAACAGCGTGGACGAGGCGCTGGCCGGCTACTGCACCAAGATCACGGTGACGTTGCACGCCGACGGCTCCTACGAGGTCGGCGACAACGGCCGCGGCATCCCGGTGGACATCGAGCCCAAGACCGGGCTGCCCGGCGTGGAGCTGGTGATGACCAGGCTGCACGCCGGCGGCAAGTTCGGCGGGGTCTCCTACACCGCCTCCGGCGGCCTGCACGGCGTCGGCGCCTCCGTGGTCAACGCCCTGTCGGCGCGGCTGGACGTCGAGGTCGACCGGGACGGCCACACCCACGCGATGAGCTTCAAGCGGGGCCTGCCCGGCGAGTTCGCCGCGCCCGGCCCCGAGCGCCGGTTCAAGAAGAAGTCCGGGATGCGGCGGATCGCCGAGATCCCGCGGAACGTCACCGGCACCCGGGTGCGGTTCTGGCCGGACCTGCAGATCTTCCTCAAGGACGCGGTCGTCGACGGCGACCTGGTGATGGACCGGATGCGGCAGACCGCGTTCCTGGTGCCGGGACTGGAGATCACCGTCCGCGACGAGCGCGGCGAGCAGCCCGTCGAGGAGACCTTCAAGTTCGAGGGCGGGATCAGCGAGTTCTGCTCGTACCTGGCCAAGGACGAGCCGATCTGCGACGTGATCCGCATCCAGGGCAGCGGCCACTTCACCGAGACCGTCCCGGTGCTGGACGAGCAGGGCCACCTGACCCCCACCGACGTGGCGCGCACCCTGGAGGTGGACGTGGCGCTGCGCTGGGGCACCGGCTACGACACCGTCTGCAAGTCGTTCGTCAACGTCATCGCCACCCCCAAGCACGGCACCCACGTCACCGGCTTCGACCGCGCCCTGGTGCGCACGGTCAACGAGCAGTTGCGCGCCACCAAGCTGCTGCGCAACAGCGACGAGCCGGTCACCAAGGACGACGTGCTGGAGGGCCTGACCGCCGTCGTCACGGTGCGGCTGCCCGAGCCGCAGTTCGAGGGCCAGACCAAGGAGGTGCTGGGCACCTCGGCGGCCACCCGGATCGTCTCCCAGGTCGTCGCGAACGCCCTCAGGGAGGCGTTCGAGAACCCCAGGCGCGGCGCCAAGCAGCAGATGCGCGCGGTGCTGGAGAAGATCGTCGCCGCTGCCAAGGCCCGCATCGCCGCCCGCACCCAGCGCGACAACCAGCGCCGCAAGAACGCACTGGAGAACTCCGCGCTCCCGGCCAAGCTGGTGGACTGCCGCACCACCGACGACCGCAGCGAGCTGTTCATCGTCGAGGGCGACTCCGCGCTGGGCACCGCCAAGCTGGCCCGCAACTCCGAGTTCCAGGCGCTGCTGCCGATCCGCGGCAAGATCCTGAACGTGCAGAAGGCCTCCACGGCCGACATGCTCAAGAACGCCGAGTGCGCCGCCATCATCCAGGTCGTCGGCGCCGGCTCCGGCCGCACCTTCGACCTGGACTCGGCCCGCTACGGCCGCATCATCCTGATGGCCGACGCCGACGTCGACGGCGCGCACATCCGCTGCCTGCTGCTCACCCTGATCTACCGCTACATGCGCCCCATGCTGGAGGCGGGCCGGGTCTTCGCCGCGGTGCCGCCGCTGCACCGCATCCAGCTCACCAACCCCAAGAAGGGGCAGGACAAGTACGTCTACTGCTACACCGACGCCGAGCTGCGCAAGAAGCTGGTGGAGTTCGAGCGCCGCGGCATCCGCTGGAAGGAGCCCGTCCAGCGCTACAAGGGCCTCGGTGAGATGGACGCCGACCAGCTCGCCGAGACCACCATGGACCCCCGCCACCGCATGCTCCGCCGCATCCGCATCGAGGACGCCGAGGAGGCCTCCCGCATCTTCGACCTGCTGATGGGCAGCGAGGTGGCCCCCCGCCGCGAGTTCATCACCGCCGGCGCCGCCGAACTCGACGCCGACCGCATCGACACCTGACCCACCCGACGCCCCGGCCCGGTGGAGCCCCGCTCCACCGGGCCGGATGCTGTAGGGCGCCGAGCCGGACGACCGGTATTCCGCGTGTTCGCGGGAGGCGCTCGCCAGCGGATTCGCGTGGCGCACGGCCGGCCCCGGAGCCGGTGCGGATGTCGCACGGATCGGTGGACGAACGCTGCGGGATGCGGGTTCGGAGTGGGGGTGGGGGGTACCTCGCAAGAACGGTCACAGGGGCGTTCTTGTCGAGCCGGGAGCCTGGGATGGCTGATTCGGGTGCTCATGCCGCGGGGGTGCTGCGGCGGGTCATCGGGCGCAAGGTGCTGGTGCTGTTCGTGGTGGGGGACATCCTCGGGGCCGGGATCTACGCGCTGGTGGGAGAGGTGGCCGGGGAGGTCGGCGGGGCGCTCTGGCTGCCGTTCCTGGTGGCGTTCGCGCTGGCGGTGCTGACCGCGACCAGCTATGCGGAGCTGGTGGGGAAGTATCCGCGGGCGGCGGGGGCGGCGCTGTACGTGAACCGGGCGTTCGGGGTGCCGTTCGTGACGTTCATCGTGGCGTTCACGGTGATGATGAGCGGGATCACCTCGGCGAGCGCGGCGGCGCGGGCGTTCGGGGGACGGTATCTGGCGGAGTTCGTGACGCTGCCGGTGGTGGTGGGGGCGCTGGTCTTCCTCGGGTTGGTCACGGTGATCAACTTCGCCGGGATCTCCGAGTCGATGCGGGTGAACGTGGCGCTGACCCTGATCGAGGCGTTCGGGCTGCTGGTGATCATCGCGATCGGCGGCTGGGCGCTGCTGACCGGGGACGGCGAGCCGGGGCGGGCGCTGGAGTTCCATCCGCAGACCGGGGCGCTGATGGGGGCGCTGGGCGGGACGGCGCTGGCGTTCTACGCGCTGCTGGGCTTCGAGGACTCGGTCAACCTGGCCGAGGAGGCCAGGGAACCGGCGCGGGACTACCCGTTCGCGCTGTTCGGCGGGCTGGCCGCCGCGGTGGTGATCTACGTGGCGGTGGCGTTCACCGCGACGATGCTGGTGCCCACCGAGCGGCTGCGCGCCTCCAGCGGGCCGCTGCTGGAGGTGGTGGAGGTGGCGGGGCTGGCGTTCCCGCCCAAGCTGTTCGCGCTGATCGCGCTGCTGGCGGTGGGCAACACCGCGCTGATCAACATGATCATGGCGTCCCGGCTGGTGTACGGGATGGCGCGGGAACGGATCGTGCCGGGCGTGTTCGCGGTGGTGCACCCGACCCGGTCGACCCCGTGGCCGGCGATCCTGTTCACGGTGGCGCTGGCGGTCCTGCTGGTCAGCACCGGTGACGTGGGCGGGCTGGCCGACACCACGGTGCTGTTGCTGCTGTGCGTGTTCGCGCTGGTGAACATCTGCGTCCTGGTGCTGCGCCGCGACCGCGTCGAGCACCGTCACTACCGGGCGCCCACCTGGATGCCGGCGCTGGGCGCGGTCGCCTGCCTGTTCCTGATCTCCCCGCTCACCGGCCGGGACGTCGAGGTCTACCTGCGCGCCGCCGTGCTGGTCGCGCTGGGCGCGGTGCTGTGGCTGATCAACCGGGTCATCGTGGGCAAGGTCGACCACATCGACCCGGCCAAGATCTCCACCGACCGCTGAAGCCGCCCGGGGGTCATCCCCGCCTTCGAGTGGGACGCGAGGGCGGTGCCGCCCGTGACCACCGTGTCGCGCGCTCACGGGTCCGTCCTCGCGTCCGGCTTGACCGGGTCGGGGACGGCGGCCGACCGGGCTCATGAGAGCACGGGTGTTCTGCGCGGTGGGCCGCCCGTTCATCTCGGCCGACCGGGTTCGTGAGAGAGCACGCTCCCGCGCTGTGCGGGCGCGTCGTCCGGCACGCGGCGTCAACGGCGGTACGGCGGACGTTCTGGAGATCGTCAAACGCCGTGCCACGGCGATCCCGGCACCTAGTGTGATCGTAAAGTGACGAGGCGTCGCGTTGAGGCGGTGCGGGCTGGGGGAGGCGTTGACGCGGACCGAGATGATCGCGGACTATCTGCGCGCCCACGCCCGCCGGCGGATCGACCGCGTCGACGAGGGGGACTGCGGGCGCAACGCCCGGGCGGCCGTCGCGCTGATCGACGCGGCGGTGTACGCGGCCTCGCTCGACTCGCGGGCCCGCGTCGTACGGCGGCTGACGGCGGCGGGATGCTTCACGGACGGGCGCTTCGACCCCGGTGCGGAGGGGGAGCTGATCGTCCGCTGCCACGGGACCGTCCGGGAGGCGGGCCCGGCGCGTCTGCTGGAGGCCCTGGCGGCGTCCGCCGAACGGGCGGCCGCGGCGCGGGCTCCCCGGCCCCGGCCGGCGTCCGCGTGAGGGCCTCGTCGTCCGCGGCTCAGCCCTGCACGGCCGCCTCGACCCGGGAGAAGTCCCCGGCCCGCAGGTCGGCGGCGGGGATGACGAAGTGCAGCTCCCCGAAGTCGGCCCACTGCCACCACGCCTTGCCCTCCTCGGTGAGGACGCGGCCGTCGGAGTTCAGCTGCAACAGCAGGCGCCAGTCCTCGGGCGGCGGGGCGGTGGCGGCCGCCGCCGGGTCGCGTTCGGCGAGGTTGCGCAGGCCCTCGTCCGTGGGGGAGTGGTGCAGGATCCACGGCCAGCCGAACGCCTGGTGCCTGCCGGACCGGGTGTACGAGGGCAGTTCCTGGGACCAGGTGCGATAGCGGGCCGACAGGTCGTTCCAGACGTCGAAGTCGAAGCGGTCGCCGCTGGGGCCGCTGATCAGCGCGTCCACCATGGGCTCCTCCGCCTCGGGGTAGGTCGCGAACGGAACGGCCCGCACCGGAGCGGGACGGAACCTGACGGCCGGTTCGGGAGCGGCCGTCACCGTCGCCTCGCTCTTGGCGGCGGCGACCACCCGCCATGTGCCGGGGTCGGCCCAGAAGTTCACGCCGCCGTCGTAGAGGTGCACGTTCGGGGCGCTGTGGAAGAAGTTGAGCACCAGGTCGGCCGCCCCGTCCGGCAGTCCGTCCTTGAGCGGCGGGACGAACTCGGCCAGGTCCAGCACCGCCAGCAGGGTCATGGGGATGTCGCGGAACGTCGGCCACGGCATGCCCGGGGCGAGCAGGGCCGCGCCGCCCAGACGAGAGCCGCCCTGTGGCGCCCCGTGTTCGTCCCGGCCGGTCTCCTCGCCGTCTTCGAGCAGGTCGAGGCGGAAACCGACCCTGCCCAGGGCCGCGATCCGTTCACCCAGGTCCTCGCCCAGATGGTGGACGGCGCTCGCGCGGGCTCGGGCGAACTCCTGGTCGAGGTCGGTCATGTGGTTCCCGGGGAGTGTGCGGCCGGGCACCGGTCATCGGGCGCCCGGCACGGTGGGCGTGGTGAGCGTGGTGGACGTCAGGACGGGTCGTTGCCCGGCTTCCACTTGATGCCGCAGCCCAGGCTGGGGGTGTGCGGCTCGGGGACCGGCTCGCCCGCCAGCACCCGGTCGATGGCCGCGCTCAGGGAGGCGCCGTCGGAGGGCACCTCGTTGCGCGGCCGGGCCCCGTCGAACTCGCCCCGGTAGGCCAGCCGCCGGTCGCGGTCGTACAGGAAGAAGTCGGGAGTGCAGGCGGCCCGGTAGGCCCTGGCGACCTCCTGGCTCTCGTCCACCAGGTAGGGGAACGTGAACCCGGCCCGCTCGGCCTGCTCGCGCAGGTGCCCGGGACCGTCGTCGGGATAGTTGTCGACGTCGTTGCTGCAGATGGCGACGGCTGCCAGGCCCTTGTCCTGGTAGCCGGCGATGACCCTGCCCAGGGTCTCCTCCACCCGCCGCACGTACGGGCAGTGGTTGGACAGGAACATCACCAGCAGCGCCGGCGCGTCGGACAGGTCGTTCAGCGAGACCGTTCCGCCGTCGATCGCCGGGAGCGTGAAGTCCGGTGCCGGTGAGCCGAGCGGAACCATGAACGAAGCGATGGCCATACCGCCATCCTCGCATCAGGCGCGCCGTCCCCGTTCGCCGCGGGGCGCGCGGCGGACGGGGACGGCCGGCCGCCCGTCCAGTCGTCGCAGGTCGCCACGAGGATGACGGCGGCCGGCGGGAGCGCCGCCCACGCCTCGCAAACGCCGATCGGCGGTGTCATGCGCCCTTGATGGTGTTCAGCATGGCGATGACGTGGTCCTCGGCGGCGGCCTTGCCGATGCCGAGGCCGGTGAGCACGCCCTGGCCGTTCTCCTGCTCCAGCAGGGCGAGCAGCATGTGCTCGGTCCCGATGTAGTTGTGGCCCAGCCGCAGCGCCTCCCGGAAGCACAGTTCCAGCGCCTTGCGGGCCTGCGCGCTGTAGGGGACGACGCTGGGCGGGTCCTCCACGGCCGGGCCCAGCCGCGAGGTCGCCGCCTGCCGTACGTCGTCCAGCGTGACGCCCTGGGCGGTGATGGCCTTGGCGGCCAGGCCCTCGGGTTCGCTGAGCAGCCCCAGCACCAGGTGGTCGGGGGTGACCTCGGCGTTGCCGGCCTCCTGGGCGGCGGTGTGCGCCGCCATCACCGCGTTCTGGGCGCGCGTGGTGAAGCGGCTGAACCCCTCGTTCGGGTCCATGGTCACGGCCTCGCCCTTGGGCACGAAGCGCTTCTGCGCCGCCTGCTTGGAGACCCCCATGCTGCGGCCGATCTCCGTCCAGGACTTGCCGGACCGCCGGGCCTGGTCGACGAAGTGCCCCACCAGGTGGTCGGCGACCTCGCCGAGGTGGTCGGCGGCGATGACCGCCGAGGACAGCTGTTCGAGCACGTCGGTGTGCGCCTTCTTGATGGCCTCGATCAGATCGTCGAGCCGGATCCGTGGCTGTGTCATGCGTCAACCATAAGTTGACGAATCCTGATCGTCAACCTGGCGTTGACGCTCCTATATTTCCTACTGGAATAGTTGACTAATCTCGGAGGTCCGGCCTACGCTCGTTCCGTGCCACCGTGCGGCTGACAGGCGCGGACGCCGCCGGGCACCCCCTGACGCCGGGAGCGGCGGACCAGGCGGCCCAGGGGTGGGAGCCTGCCGGTCCGCCGTTCCCCGGTAGTCCGACAGTGCGCGTGACGGGATCGTCAGGGCTTGCGGGCGACGCCGCAGATGGCGTCGACCTCGGTGGAGGCGCCCTGGATGTCGGTGGCCTCGGGACGCCACCGGGAGGTGGGCACCACGCCGGGCTCGACCAGGTCCAGCCCGTCGAAGAAGCGGGCGATCTGCTCGGGGCTGCGCAGATGGTAGGAGCTGGCCGAGTTGGCGTTGTAGACGGCGATGGCCTCGTTCAGCGCCTCGTTGGTGTCGGTGCCGTCGCTGAGGGCCAGGTAGCTGCCGGACGGCAGGGCGTCCAGGAGGCGGCGGACGATGCCCCAGGGGTCGTCGGAGTCCGGAAGCTGGCCCATGATCCCCAGCAGGGTCAGCGCCACCGGACGGGACAGGTCCAGGGTCCGCGCGGCCTCCCGCAGGATCCGGTCGGGGTCGCGCACGTCGGCGTCGATGTAGTCGCAGGCGCCCTCGGGGCTGCTGGTCAGCAGGGCCTGGGCGTGCACGAGGACCAGCGGGTCGTTGTCGACGTACACGATCCGCGACTCGGGGGCGATCCGCTGCGCCACCTCGTGGGTGTTGTCGCCGGTCGGCAGCCCGGTGCCGATGTCCAGGAACTGCCGGATCCCGGCCTCGCCCGCCAGCTGGCGCACCGCCCTGACCAGGAAGCCGCGCTGCAGCCGGGCGATCCGCGCGATGTCGGGGAACATCCGCAGGATCATCTCCCCGGCCTCCGCGTCGGCCGGATAGTGGTCCTTGCCGCCCAGCAGGTAGTTCCACACCCGCGCCGAGTGCGGCAGATGCGCCTGGAGCCGGTCGGCCAGCCGGTCGGCGTCGTCCATCGGAACGGAACCCATACGCCGAGCTTCGCACGCTCCATTACCTACGTCACGTTCTGGCCGCCTGTGTGTCGGCGTCCGGGACGAACCGGCCCGTCCCGGTCACCACGGCCGCCGGCTGCCCGGCGCCGGCCCCGGGGCGGCCGGGGGTCTTCTCTGCCGCCCCGGGAACTCCGGGTGCTCCCGTAATGGGGGAGCACCCGGGAGAACGTCACTGCGCCGGTGACTCCGGCTCGGCCGGGCGGGCGGGCGGGGACTGGGGACCGATGGGGCCGCCGACCGCCGCGACGGGGGTGGTGAGGCGTTCGCCGGAGCCGTCGCGGCGGCCGAGCGTGGCAGGGATCTCCAGCGGCTGACCGGTGGAGGAGCAGGCGCGGACCGGGGCGGGGCCGGCCCAGGCCATCAGCAGGACGTCCTCGCCCTTCAGGAAGCGGTGCGAGCGGACGCCGCCGGTGGCGCGGCCCTTGGGCGGGAAGTCGGCGTAGTCGGCGACCTTGATGCCGCCGCTCTGCGTACCGGGCAGCGCCGAGGAGGAGCCCGACACGGTCACCACGCGGGACTCGCGGGACGGGTCCACCGCGCCGAACCAGATGACGCGGGCCCCGGCCGACAGCTTGATGCCCGCCACGCCCCCGGCCGCGCGGCCCTGCGGGCGGACGTTGGCGGCGCCGTAGCGCAGCAACTGGGCGTCGTCGGTGATGAACACCAGGTCGTGGTCCTCCGACAGCAACTGGACGGCGCCGACCACCCGGTCGCCCTCCTTGAGGGTGATCACCTCGAACTCGTCGCGGTTGGCGGGATAGTCCGGCACCACCCGCTTGACCACGCCCTGCTCGGTGCCCAGCGCCAGGCCCGGCCCGTCGGCGGTCAGCGCGCCCAGGCCGACCACCGTCTCGCCGTCCTGCAGCGCCGCGTACTCGCTGATCGGCGCGCCGCCCGCCAGCGACGGCGGGGCCGCCCCGGACGGCAGCGCGGGCAGGTCCAGCACCTCCACCTTGATCATCCGGCCGGCCGAGGTGACCAGCCCGACGTCGCCGCGGGTGGTGGCGGGCACCACGGCGGTCAGCACGTCGTGCGGGATGCGGGCGCCCTCGGCGGGCAGCGGGTCGGCCCCGGTGGTGCGCGCCAGCAGCCCGGTCGCCGACATCAGCACCAGGCACGGCTCGTCGGCGACCTCCAGCGGCACCGCCGCCGCGGCGGCCTGGCCGGAGGACTCCAGCAGCACGGTGCGGCGCGGGGTGCTGTACTGCTTGGCGACCGCGGCCAGCTCCCTGGAGACCACCCGGCGCAGCTTCTTGTCCGACTCCAGGATCGCGGTCAGCTCGGCGATCTCCTTGGTGAGCTGCTCGGACTCCTTCTCCAGCTCGAGCCGGTCGAAGCGGGTCAGCCGGCGCAGCGGGGTGTCCAGGATGTACTGGGCCTGGATCTCCGACAGCTCGAAGACCTGCATCAGCCGCTGCTTGGCCTGCGCGGAGTCGTCGCTGCCCCGGATGATCTGGATGACCTCGTCGATGTTGAGCAGCGCCACCAGCAGGCCCTCGACCAGGTGCAGCCGGTCCTGGCGCTTGCGGCGGCGGAACTCGCTGCGCCGCCGCACCACGTCGATGCGGTGGTCGACGTACACCTGGAGCAGGTCGCGCAGCCCCAGCGTGCGCGGCTGGCCGTCGACCAGCGCCACGTTGTTGATGCCGAACGTCTCCTCCATCGGCGTCAGCCGGTACAGCTCGGCCAGCACGCCCTCGGGGTTGAAGCCGTTCTTGACCTCGATGACCAGCCGCAGCCCGGTGGACCGGTCGGTGAGGTCCTTCAGGTCGGAGATGCCCGCCAGCTTCTTGGCGTTGACCAGGTCCTTGATCTTGGCGATGACGCGCTCGGGCCCGACGCCGTACGGCAGCTCGGTGACCACGATGCCCTTGCGGCGGGGGGTGACGTTCTCGATCCGCGCGGTGGCGCGGGTGCGGAACGTGCCACGGCCCTTGGCGTAGGCGTCGCGGATCCCGTCCAGGCCCACGATCAGGCCGCCGGTCGGCAGGTCGGGGCCGGGCACGAACTGCATCAGCTCCTCGAGGGTGGCCTCGGGGTGCTCCAGCAGGTGCCGGGCCGCGGCGATCACCTCGCCGAGGTTGTGCGGGGCCATGTTGGTGGCCATCCCGACCGCGATCCCCGACGCCCCGTTCACCAGCAGGTTGGGGAACGCCGCCGGCAGCACCTCGGGCTCGGTCTCCTGCCCGTCGTAGTTGGGCCGGAAGTCGACGGTGTCCTCGTCGATCGACTCGACCAGCAGCATCGCCTCGCGCGACAGCCGGGCCTCGGTGTACCGCATGGCGGCGGGCAGGTCGTCGCCGCCCAGCGAGCCGAAGTTGCCGTGCCCGTCGACCAGCGGCATCCGCATCGCCCACGGCTGCGCCATCCGCACCATGGCGTCGTAGATGGCGCTGTCGCCGTGCGGGTGCAGCTTGCCCATCACCTCGCCGACGACCCGGGCGCACTTGACGTGGCCGCGGTCGGGCCGCAGCCCCATCTCGTTCATCGAATACAGGATCCGGCGCTGCACGGGCTTGAGCCCGTCCCGGGCGTCCGGCAGGGCCCGGCTGTAGATGACCGAGTACGCGTACTCGAGGAAACTGCCCCGCATCTCCTCGGAGACGTCGACGTCGACGATGTTCTCCTCGAAGTCCGGCGGGGGAGGGGCTGTGGATCCGCGTCGTGCCATGTCCCTCATTGTTGCCGGTCCCGGGGACAGGATTGGCCCGCACGCCCCCGGTGCCCGCGCCGCCCGCCCCGTGGCAGATTGGTACGTCCCCTGACACACCGGCCGACGGAGGTGGCGATGTCGCTCGCCGATTTCCAGAACGAGATCTACCTGAACGGGCTCGGCGACGTCCGGCCCGCGCTGCCCACCGACCTGAGCAGGCTGGAGGACGTGGCGCGGGCGCGGCTGTCGGCCGAGGCGTTCGGGTACGTGGCGGGCTCGGCGGGCAGCGAGGCGACCGCGGCGGCCAACCGGGCGGCGTTCGACCGGTGGCGGATCGTGCCGCGGATGCTGCGGGACGTGTCGCGGCGGGACATGTCGGTGGAGGTGCTCGGCACCCGGATGCCCGCCCCCGTGCTGGTCGGCCCGGTCGGCGTGCTGTCGATCCTGCACCCGGGCGGGGAGCCGGCGGTGGCGCGCGCCGCCTCGGCCCTGGGCGTGCCGATGGTGCTCAGCTCGGCGTCCTCGTTCTCGATGGAGGAGGTCGCGGAGGCGAGCGGGGAGGGGCCGCGCTGGTACCAGTTGTACTGGCCCAAGGACCGGGAGATGGCGGCGAGCTTCCTGGACCGCGCCAAGGCCGCGGGCTACACGGCGCTGGTCGTCACCCTCGACACGTTCACCATGGGCTGGCGGCCCCGCGACCTGGACGGCGCCTACCTGCCGTTCCTGCGCGGGATCGGGGTGGCCAACTACTTCGGCGACCCGGTGTTCCAGAAGGCGGTCGGGGGGCCGGTCACCGACGCCAACCGCGACATGGCGCTGCTGCACTGGGTGGCCAACTTCGGCGACCCGTCCCTGACGTGGGAGGACCTGGCGTTCGTGCGGGAGCACTGGGACGGGCCGATCGTGCTCAAGGGGATCCAGCACCCCGACGACGCCCGCCGCGCCGTGGACGCCGGGATGCAGGGCGTCGTGGTCTCCAACCACGGCGGGCGCCAGGTGGACGGTGCCGTCGCCTCGCTGGACGCCCTCCCGGGGATCGTCGAGGCGGTGGGGGAGCAGACCACGGTGCTGTTCGACAGCGGCATCCGCACGGGCGCGGACGTCGTCAAGGCGCTCGCCCTGGGAGCCAAGGCGGTGCTGGTGGCACGGCCCTACGCCTACGGTCTGGGGCTCGCCGGTGAGGCCGGCGTACGGCATGTGCTGCGCTGCCTGCTGGCGGAGACGGAGCTGACCATCATGCTCGCCGGTTACACCGGCCCCGGTGAGCTGACCCCCGACGCGTTGGTGCGCGTCTGACCTGCTTCATCTGGGGTGACCCCCAGGCCCCCGATGCGGCGGTCAGCGCAAGGGGAACGGGCGGCCCCGCTCCTCGATGGGGCGGGGCCCGCGGATGCGGCGGTCCTCCTCGTCGATGGGCACGTCGTTGATGCTGGCCTCACGCCTGCGCATCAGGCCCTCGGCGTCGAACTCCCACAGCTCGTTCCCATAGCTGCGCCACCACCGGCCGGTGTCGTCGTGCCACTCGTACTGGAAACGCACCGCGATCCGGTCGTCGCCATAGGCCCACAGCTCCTTGCGCAGGGCGTAGTCCAGCTCCCGCTCCCACTTGCGGGTCAGGAACGCCACGATCTCCTCGCGGCCGGTGAGGAACTCGCTGCGGTTACGCCAGACCGAGTCCGGCGTATAGGCGAGGGCGACCTTGTGGGGGTCGCGGGTGTTCCATGCGTCCTCGGCCGCCTGCACCTTGACGCGGGCGGTCTCCTCGGTGAACGGCGGAACGGGCGGACGCGGCATCGGAGCCTCCAGATGGTTCAACGCTTTCGGCAGGCGCTCACGAGGCTCGCAGGGGGTCGCGTCGACCGGCCATGTCCGTGAGGACATGCATCCCACACTTTCAGACATAGGGTGCGCGGCATGAGGGACGTGATGGTCCTCGCCTACGACGGGGTGAGGCTGATGGACGTGACCGGGCCGATCGAGGTGTTCGGCACCGCCGCCCGCTTCGGCGCCCCCTACCGGGTGACCCTGCGCTCCCCGGACGGCGAGGCGGTCACCACCTCCACCGGCACCC is a genomic window containing:
- a CDS encoding DNA gyrase/topoisomerase IV subunit A, which gives rise to MARRGSTAPPPPDFEENIVDVDVSEEMRGSFLEYAYSVIYSRALPDARDGLKPVQRRILYSMNEMGLRPDRGHVKCARVVGEVMGKLHPHGDSAIYDAMVRMAQPWAMRMPLVDGHGNFGSLGGDDLPAAMRYTEARLSREAMLLVESIDEDTVDFRPNYDGQETEPEVLPAAFPNLLVNGASGIAVGMATNMAPHNLGEVIAAARHLLEHPEATLEELMQFVPGPDLPTGGLIVGLDGIRDAYAKGRGTFRTRATARIENVTPRRKGIVVTELPYGVGPERVIAKIKDLVNAKKLAGISDLKDLTDRSTGLRLVIEVKNGFNPEGVLAELYRLTPMEETFGINNVALVDGQPRTLGLRDLLQVYVDHRIDVVRRRSEFRRRKRQDRLHLVEGLLVALLNIDEVIQIIRGSDDSAQAKQRLMQVFELSEIQAQYILDTPLRRLTRFDRLELEKESEQLTKEIAELTAILESDKKLRRVVSRELAAVAKQYSTPRRTVLLESSGQAAAAAVPLEVADEPCLVLMSATGLLARTTGADPLPAEGARIPHDVLTAVVPATTRGDVGLVTSAGRMIKVEVLDLPALPSGAAPPSLAGGAPISEYAALQDGETVVGLGALTADGPGLALGTEQGVVKRVVPDYPANRDEFEVITLKEGDRVVGAVQLLSEDHDLVFITDDAQLLRYGAANVRPQGRAAGGVAGIKLSAGARVIWFGAVDPSRESRVVTVSGSSSALPGTQSGGIKVADYADFPPKGRATGGVRSHRFLKGEDVLLMAWAGPAPVRACSSTGQPLEIPATLGRRDGSGERLTTPVAAVGGPIGPQSPPARPAEPESPAQ
- a CDS encoding lactate 2-monooxygenase — encoded protein: MSLADFQNEIYLNGLGDVRPALPTDLSRLEDVARARLSAEAFGYVAGSAGSEATAAANRAAFDRWRIVPRMLRDVSRRDMSVEVLGTRMPAPVLVGPVGVLSILHPGGEPAVARAASALGVPMVLSSASSFSMEEVAEASGEGPRWYQLYWPKDREMAASFLDRAKAAGYTALVVTLDTFTMGWRPRDLDGAYLPFLRGIGVANYFGDPVFQKAVGGPVTDANRDMALLHWVANFGDPSLTWEDLAFVREHWDGPIVLKGIQHPDDARRAVDAGMQGVVVSNHGGRQVDGAVASLDALPGIVEAVGEQTTVLFDSGIRTGADVVKALALGAKAVLVARPYAYGLGLAGEAGVRHVLRCLLAETELTIMLAGYTGPGELTPDALVRV
- a CDS encoding nuclear transport factor 2 family protein — protein: MPRPPVPPFTEETARVKVQAAEDAWNTRDPHKVALAYTPDSVWRNRSEFLTGREEIVAFLTRKWERELDYALRKELWAYGDDRIAVRFQYEWHDDTGRWWRSYGNELWEFDAEGLMRRREASINDVPIDEEDRRIRGPRPIEERGRPFPLR